One Pseudomonadota bacterium DNA segment encodes these proteins:
- a CDS encoding ATP-binding protein, with amino-acid sequence MERKFESEAQPDEITKPANINSIPALTEFVSVRVREAGFSDEKNKAIGLAVEEALQNIIRFACPDGKGDIRITFNIHDSGTLLIEIVDSGIPFNMLLAGTFSELEDFYESGKIPSNKMMKKAIKNIEYRRGTDRNTILFTIPPNSAGTR; translated from the coding sequence ATGGAAAGAAAATTTGAAAGCGAAGCACAACCCGACGAAATTACAAAGCCGGCAAATATAAATTCAATACCCGCTCTTACTGAGTTCGTATCTGTACGTGTACGGGAGGCAGGATTCAGCGATGAAAAAAACAAAGCTATAGGGCTTGCTGTTGAAGAAGCACTCCAGAACATTATACGTTTTGCCTGCCCAGACGGAAAAGGTGATATCCGTATTACCTTTAATATACATGACAGCGGGACACTACTTATCGAAATTGTGGACTCAGGGATACCCTTCAATATGCTTTTAGCCGGTACGTTCTCTGAGTTGGAAGATTTTTACGAGTCAGGAAAGATACCGTCCAACAAAATGATGAAAAAAGCGATTAAAAATATAGAATACAGGAGAGGTACAGACAGGAACACCATCCTTTTTACCATCCCACCCAACTCAGCGGGTACACGATAA
- a CDS encoding PsbP-related protein gives MKRIYLALLCGVLFLSFILIAPLFAADNVFKEKGYGYTINYPQDWVYVKKSLHEIVFTKNTKADASTPVVGIQNLYSTNVKGGKFKDIKDVITVFENQLRTTKHAEVYPVETYTYDKNGMKITGKQFIAEYVYKNNNYKQLVIVIPRKNEELFHVWIYSAQAEQYDKYFPAVRTMLDSWMITE, from the coding sequence ATGAAAAGAATCTACTTAGCTTTACTTTGCGGCGTTCTTTTTTTGAGTTTTATATTGATTGCACCGTTATTTGCTGCTGACAATGTATTTAAGGAAAAAGGGTATGGGTATACAATCAATTATCCTCAAGATTGGGTTTATGTCAAAAAATCTTTGCACGAAATAGTTTTTACAAAAAATACCAAAGCGGATGCAAGCACTCCGGTAGTAGGTATTCAAAATTTGTATTCAACAAACGTGAAAGGTGGAAAGTTTAAAGATATAAAAGATGTTATTACGGTTTTTGAGAATCAATTGAGAACAACAAAACATGCTGAAGTTTATCCTGTAGAAACATATACGTATGATAAAAATGGGATGAAAATAACAGGCAAGCAATTCATAGCTGAATATGTTTATAAAAATAATAATTATAAACAATTAGTGATTGTAATCCCAAGAAAGAATGAAGAACTGTTTCATGTCTGGATATACTCTGCGCAGGCTGAACAATACGATAAATATTTCCCTGCTGTCAGAACAATGCTCGATTCATGGATGATAACAGAGTAA
- the rodA gene encoding rod shape-determining protein RodA: MKIDKRKLYHLDWYLILNGLVLFAIGIFNMFSATTSFYSGSYGFIMKQLVAFSIGLILIFIIIQYDYRLIANNSKWLYLLAIALILLVLIIGMIAGGAKRWINVFGISIQPSEFMKPILVLFLANMLYEKKRENQKLSLRDISMPMLATLVPFVLIVKQPDLGTGIIIVLTSLAILWFVGLKKSTYALLISVGAVIPFIAWHYLMKPYQKMRVLSFINIDADPSGFGYHAKQAIIAVGSGKFFGKGYMAGTQHKLQFIPEHHTDFIFTVFGEEWGFFGSIILFLLFLSFILRCLKVAQNAHDELGSIIAFGIGTIIYLQFTINVMMAIHLAPVVGIPLPFISYGGSSILSVLVSTGLVLNVSMRRYMF; encoded by the coding sequence ATGAAAATAGATAAAAGAAAGCTCTACCATCTTGATTGGTATCTGATTCTGAACGGTCTTGTCTTGTTTGCCATAGGCATCTTTAACATGTTCAGCGCAACCACTTCTTTTTATAGCGGTTCTTACGGTTTTATCATGAAACAGCTCGTTGCATTTTCAATAGGTCTTATACTAATTTTTATCATAATACAGTACGATTACAGATTAATAGCAAACAATTCAAAATGGCTTTATCTGTTGGCTATAGCCCTTATTTTGCTTGTCTTGATAATAGGAATGATAGCAGGAGGGGCAAAAAGATGGATAAACGTATTCGGTATCAGTATTCAACCATCTGAGTTCATGAAACCTATTCTCGTACTTTTCCTTGCAAATATGCTCTATGAAAAAAAGAGGGAGAATCAGAAATTGAGCTTAAGGGATATATCAATGCCTATGCTTGCAACATTGGTACCCTTTGTTCTTATTGTGAAGCAACCTGACCTGGGAACAGGGATAATTATTGTATTGACATCTCTTGCCATACTTTGGTTTGTGGGTTTAAAAAAATCCACCTACGCCCTTTTAATCAGTGTTGGGGCAGTTATTCCTTTTATTGCATGGCATTACCTTATGAAACCATATCAGAAAATGAGGGTTCTCAGTTTTATAAATATCGATGCAGACCCTTCAGGATTCGGATATCATGCAAAACAGGCTATTATAGCGGTCGGCTCGGGCAAATTTTTTGGAAAGGGATATATGGCAGGTACACAGCATAAACTTCAGTTCATACCTGAACATCATACGGATTTCATTTTTACGGTTTTTGGTGAAGAATGGGGTTTTTTTGGCTCTATAATACTCTTTCTACTGTTTTTATCTTTCATATTACGATGTTTAAAAGTCGCCCAGAACGCACATGATGAGCTTGGCTCAATTATTGCCTTCGGTATAGGCACAATTATATATCTTCAGTTTACCATTAACGTTATGATGGCTATACATCTCGCTCCTGTTGTGGGCATTCCGTTGCCATTCATCAGCTACGGCGGCTCATCAATACTTTCCGTTCTTGTCTCAACAGGATTAGTTTTGAACGTAAGCATGAGAAGGTATATGTTCTGA
- a CDS encoding YMGG-like glycine zipper-containing protein, producing the protein MKKIFLFIVIVAFGFMGFSCASIEGMSDTTKGAAVGAGLGAIAGQIIGGNTAGTLIGVAGGALAGAIVGHEMDYKKEKDAQQQKPVYTSADPQQQPPGQWVEVPGQWIGGKWVPAHKAWVPVNP; encoded by the coding sequence ATGAAAAAAATATTCTTGTTTATAGTGATCGTAGCATTTGGATTTATGGGTTTTTCATGCGCATCCATAGAGGGAATGAGTGATACAACAAAAGGCGCAGCAGTTGGAGCGGGTCTCGGTGCAATTGCCGGCCAGATAATTGGAGGCAATACTGCCGGTACTTTAATTGGTGTAGCCGGTGGAGCGCTTGCCGGTGCTATTGTAGGGCATGAGATGGATTACAAGAAAGAAAAAGATGCACAACAGCAGAAGCCGGTTTATACAAGTGCAGACCCGCAGCAGCAGCCCCCCGGACAATGGGTTGAAGTGCCGGGACAGTGGATAGGTGGAAAATGGGTACCTGCACATAAAGCCTGGGTTCCGGTTAATCCATAA